The Halobacterium hubeiense genome contains the following window.
TGCTGCCGTCCGCTGCCTCGGGTCGCAGTTCGTCGTCTGTCGCGACGCCGAACCGCGCGAACTGGTGGTCGCCGAACGCGTCGTCGGCGAACCAGTCATAGCGGTCGTCGGCGTGCGCGACGTGGCAGTCGAAAATCGGTTCGTAGACGCCTTCGCGGTCGGACTCCACGCCCTTCCCGACGAGCCCGCCGGTCGCGAGCACGTACTGGTCGGCGGCGTTCGGGATGCACGCGCTGTTCTTCTCGACGTACACCCGCTCGATGCGGTCGCCGCCGTCGTAGTCCACGACCGGGTTCCCGGTCTCGATGCTGACGCCCGCGTCGTCGAGCGCGTCGAACAGCGCGTCCTCCAGCCGCAACCCCGGCAGCGAGGGTGGCCCCATCGGCACCTCGAAGACGGCCACGCCGAGTTCGTCGGCCAGCGACTCGCGGACGCCCGCCGCGTCGTCGTCGCCGAGAATCGCCGGGAAGCCCACGCGCTCCTCGCCGTCGAGTTCGGCCGCCACGCGCTCCGCGAGCGCGGCTCGGACTGACTTGTCGCGACCGTCCACGGGCACCGCGCTGTTCGCGTCGAGGAGCTTCGCGTACCGCGTGACCTTCGCGTCCGCGCGCAGGTCGCCCGGGAACTGAATCGTCGCGCCGCGCACGTCGAAGGGGACGCCGGCGGCGTCGAGGTGCGCGGCGGCCTGCGGCGCGTCGAAGTCCGGCAT
Protein-coding sequences here:
- the glpB gene encoding glycerol-3-phosphate dehydrogenase subunit GlpB, with protein sequence MAIESDVLVVGGGLAGLTSALAAARAGADTRLVSYKQSTLRHASGLVDVLGYTPDGDGPLADPFDAIPDLPESHPYRTVGVETVREALALFDDAAPRYRGDHTDANALVPTHGGTVKPTARYPDSASAGVASDDRDALLVGFAAMPDFDAPQAAAHLDAAGVPFDVRGATIQFPGDLRADAKVTRYAKLLDANSAVPVDGRDKSVRAALAERVAAELDGEERVGFPAILGDDDAAGVRESLADELGVAVFEVPMGPPSLPGLRLEDALFDALDDAGVSIETGNPVVDYDGGDRIERVYVEKNSACIPNAADQYVLATGGLVGKGVESDREGVYEPIFDCHVAHADDRYDWFADDAFGDHQFARFGVATDDELRPEAADGSTEFENLRAAGSVLGGYDFAAEKSGSGVSIATGYAAGRAAAEETR